Proteins encoded in a region of the Roseateles sp. SL47 genome:
- a CDS encoding BPSL0067 family protein: protein MPCVDAKGDDLENTDKVGSKQCVALVQRYANAPMTALWKEGEPVGGVKLLTKGTVIATFVDGKYESNSTGNHAITPTLTPL from the coding sequence ATGCCATGCGTTGACGCAAAAGGGGATGATCTCGAAAACACGGACAAGGTTGGATCCAAGCAGTGCGTGGCGCTCGTTCAGCGATATGCCAACGCACCCATGACAGCACTCTGGAAGGAAGGTGAGCCCGTGGGAGGCGTGAAGCTGCTAACCAAGGGCACGGTGATTGCGACTTTCGTTGATGGAAAGTACGAGAGCAACAGTACCGGAAATCACGCAATAACGCCGACGCTTACTCCGTTGTAG
- a CDS encoding cupin domain-containing protein — MALPHAAPAQPIDIAPLGPALTQTLSTALFKSEGLEVMRIVLPAGKTLPAHKVDGEMTFQVIEGEVELLVSHGNTEDRERLHAGQLCYLPGGVVHTVSALQDASALLTIVLRHPD; from the coding sequence ATGGCCCTGCCGCATGCTGCACCTGCACAACCCATCGATATCGCGCCGCTGGGGCCCGCACTGACCCAAACTTTATCGACCGCCCTCTTTAAATCGGAGGGGTTGGAAGTGATGCGAATCGTGCTGCCCGCAGGCAAAACCTTGCCCGCGCACAAAGTCGACGGCGAAATGACCTTTCAAGTCATTGAAGGGGAGGTTGAGCTGCTGGTAAGCCACGGGAACACGGAAGATCGCGAGCGGCTGCATGCAGGCCAGCTGTGCTATTTGCCGGGCGGGGTGGTCCATACGGTGAGCGCGCTGCAGGACGCTTCGGCGCTGCTCACGATCGTGCTGCGCCACCCCGACTG
- a CDS encoding S41 family peptidase: protein MGAKLKVAGWVALGAMAGVLTTMQLQANARSTAVPLPLEELQQLAAVFGIVKSDYVETVDEKKLINDAISGMVSGLDPHSQFFDKKSFKEFRESTSGRFVGVGIEIGMEDGLVKIVSPIEGSPAFRAGLKSGDLISKIDDTAVKGLTLDQAVKRMRGEPATKVTLSIYRKSESRTFPITITREEIRVQSVRAKLVEPGYAWVRVSQFQDRTVEDFTQKVADLYKQDPKIKGVVLDLRNDPGGLLEGAVAISAAFLPKDVEVVSTNGQMAESKASYRANPDFYARRGSGDPLRKLPEALKNVPLVVLVNEGSASASEIVAGALQDHKRATVMGAQTFGKGSVQTVRQLSPDTAVKLTTARYYTPSGRSIQAMGIVPDVPVDETAEGNVFAELRMREADLEKHLSGTDEKADDARVKELEKLREERRQKLEAEYAKRGEPLKPLPEFGSNEDFPLQQALNQLKGKPVAVSKTAVERKAEAKTSKE, encoded by the coding sequence ATGGGCGCCAAACTGAAAGTTGCGGGCTGGGTCGCTTTGGGAGCGATGGCCGGCGTGTTGACCACGATGCAGCTGCAGGCCAATGCGCGCAGCACGGCCGTGCCGCTGCCGCTGGAAGAACTGCAGCAGCTGGCCGCCGTCTTCGGCATCGTCAAATCCGACTATGTCGAGACGGTGGACGAGAAGAAGCTGATCAATGACGCCATCTCCGGCATGGTCTCCGGGCTGGACCCGCATTCCCAGTTCTTCGACAAGAAGAGCTTCAAGGAATTCCGCGAAAGCACTTCGGGCCGCTTTGTGGGGGTGGGCATCGAGATCGGCATGGAAGACGGCCTGGTCAAGATCGTGTCGCCCATCGAAGGCTCCCCGGCCTTCCGTGCTGGCCTCAAGAGCGGTGACCTGATCAGCAAGATCGACGACACCGCCGTCAAGGGCCTGACCCTGGACCAGGCCGTGAAACGCATGCGCGGCGAGCCGGCCACCAAGGTCACGCTGTCCATCTACCGCAAGTCCGAGAGCCGCACCTTCCCCATCACCATCACCCGCGAGGAAATCCGCGTACAGAGCGTGCGGGCCAAGCTGGTGGAACCGGGTTATGCCTGGGTGCGTGTGAGCCAATTCCAGGACCGCACGGTGGAAGACTTCACCCAGAAGGTGGCCGACCTCTACAAGCAGGACCCCAAGATCAAGGGCGTGGTGCTGGATCTGCGTAATGACCCGGGAGGTCTGCTGGAAGGGGCCGTGGCCATTTCGGCTGCTTTCCTGCCCAAGGATGTCGAGGTGGTGTCCACCAACGGCCAGATGGCTGAATCCAAGGCCAGCTACCGCGCCAACCCGGACTTCTATGCCCGCCGTGGCTCCGGCGACCCGCTGCGCAAGCTGCCGGAGGCGCTGAAGAATGTGCCGCTGGTGGTGCTGGTGAATGAAGGGTCGGCCTCAGCCAGCGAAATCGTCGCTGGCGCTCTGCAAGACCACAAGCGGGCCACCGTGATGGGTGCGCAGACCTTCGGCAAGGGCTCGGTGCAGACGGTTCGTCAGTTGAGCCCCGACACGGCCGTCAAGCTGACCACGGCGCGTTACTACACCCCGAGCGGCCGCTCCATCCAGGCCATGGGCATTGTTCCGGACGTGCCGGTGGACGAAACCGCCGAGGGCAATGTCTTCGCCGAGTTGCGCATGCGGGAAGCGGATCTGGAAAAGCACCTCTCCGGCACCGACGAGAAGGCGGACGACGCCCGGGTGAAGGAGCTTGAAAAGCTGCGTGAAGAGCGCCGCCAGAAACTGGAAGCGGAATATGCCAAGCGCGGTGAACCGCTGAAGCCGCTGCCTGAATTCGGTAGCAACGAAGACTTCCCGCTGCAGCAAGCCCTGAACCAGCTGAAGGGCAAGCCGGTGGCGGTGTCCAAGACGGCCGTCGAACGCAAGGCGGAAGCCAAGACGTCCAAGGAATAA